A window from Manduca sexta isolate Smith_Timp_Sample1 chromosome 24, JHU_Msex_v1.0, whole genome shotgun sequence encodes these proteins:
- the LOC115451951 gene encoding uncharacterized protein LOC115451951, with protein sequence MKTDLEKDASTQVLQKYGRFFKTQYQDLLSVFNDETWHENKTFLPIQLVMSPSELIPITELVASDNTLMTKVLSVLTSLCVEVTKLKEEAFKRHFSYLSLYNEYSDSEVSSQMEMICAMSAFATRCDDTLKNLCSQVFAIFTEGAINLNGIQLH encoded by the exons atgaaAACAGATCTTGAAAAGGATGCTAGCACACAAGTGCTACAAAAGTATGGGCGATTTTTTAAAACTCAGTATCAAGACCTATTATCGGTATTCAATGATGAAACATGGCAcgaaaacaaaacttttttgcCCATCCAACTGGTTATGTCGCCTTCCGAGCTAATACCGATCACAGAACTGGTTGCGTCTGATAATACATTGATGACAAAAGTCCTGAGTGTGCTAACATCACTCTGCGTCGAAGTAACCAAACTCAAGGAGGAAGCATTTAAAAG gcATTTTTCTTACTTATCATTGTACAATGAGTACAGTGACAGTGAAGTAAGTTCCCAGATGGAGATGATCTGTGCAATGAGTGCTTTTGCTACCAGATGTGATGATACTCTGAAGAATCTCTGCAGTCAAGTGTTTGCTATTTTTACCGAGGGAGCAATTAATTTGA ATGGTATAcagttacattaa